From Lemur catta isolate mLemCat1 chromosome 21, mLemCat1.pri, whole genome shotgun sequence, a single genomic window includes:
- the ACAD10 gene encoding acyl-CoA dehydrogenase family member 10 isoform X3: MCIRRLLQCPPLQWARRAAFLKHFQSDHQETHRWTHFGGSTYRAVIFDMGGVLIPSPAGVAAEWEIQNHIPSGTIMKAFKEGGENGPWMRFIRGEIKVQDFLQEFGRLCSEMSKTSVPVDSFFSLVTSEQVSKQFPVMTEAITQIRAKGLRTAVLSNNFYFPEGRSFLPLDRKQFDVVVESCLEGICKPDPRIYQLCLERLGLQPSESIFLDDLGPNLKAAASLGIHTIKVRDPETAVKELEALLGFTLRASIPNTRPVRKTMEIPKESLEKYLKDLLGIQTTGPLELLQFDHGQSNPTYYIRLANHQLVLRKKPPGALLPSAHAVEREFSRIMKALAKAGVPVPNVVDLCEDSSVIGTPFYLMEYCPGLIYKDPSLPGLEPSQRRAIYTAMNRVLCKIHSVDLQAAGLEDYGKHGDYIPRQVQTWIKQYRASETSTILAMERLIEWLPLHLPHQQRTTVVHGDFRLDNLLFHPEKPEVLAVLDWELSTLGDPLADVAYSCMAHYLPSSCPVLRGQASSATAEQTGKLTEFMFNLAWDFAVKEGFRVFKEMPVTKPLTRSYHAWAGPQSPLSPTGTRSYSSIPEASPAPASKGALVISPGGLRPPVRELYERLDRFMKQRVYPAEPELQSHQAAEDRWRPAPLIEDLKEKAKAEGLWNLFLPLETDPEKKYGAGLTNVEYAHLCELMGTSLYAPEIFNCSAPDTGNMELLVRYGTEEQKARWLTPLLEGRARSCFAMTEPQVASSDATNIEASIREEDRFYVINGHKWWITGVLDPRCQLCVFMGKTDPHAPSHQQQSVLLVPMDTPGIKIIRPLTVYGLEDAPGGHGEIRFEHVRVPKENMVLGRGRGFEIAQGRLGPGRIHHCMRLIGFSERALALMKARVKSRVAFGKPLVEQGTVLADIAQSRVEIEQARLLVLKAAHLMDVAGNKAAALDIAMIKMVAPSMACHVIDRAIQAFGAAGLSSDYPLAQFFAWARALRFADGPDEVHRATVAKMELKHRT, translated from the exons ATGTGCATAAGGAGGCTTTTGCAGTGTCCCCCTCTCCAGTGGGCTCGGAGGGCAGCCTTCCTGAAACACTTCCAGTCCGACCACCAGGAAACCCACCGGTGGACACATTTTGGAGGCAGCACTTACAGAGCCGTGATTTTTGACATGGGTGGAGTTCTCATTCCTTCTCCAGCGGGAGTGGCTGCAG AATGGGAGATACAGAATCATATCCCTTCTGGAACCATAATGAAGGCCTTTAAGGAAGGTGGTGAAAATGGGCCTTGGATGAGATTTATAAGAGGAGAGATAAAAGTACAGGATTTCTTACAAGAATTTGGGAGACTTTGCTCTGAAATG TCAAAGACCTCTGTGCCTGTGgactcatttttctctctggtgACCAGTGAGCAAGTGTCAAAGCAGTTCCCAGTGATGACTGAGGCCATCACTCAAATTCGGGCAAAAGGCCTTCGGACTGCAGTCTTGAGCAATAATTTTTACTTTCCCGAAGGGAGAAGCTTTTTGCCCCTGGACCGGAAACAGTTTGATGTG GTCGTGGAGTCTTGCCTGGAAGGTATCTGTAAGCCAGACCCCAGGATCTACCAGCTGTGCTTAGAGCGGCTGGGCCTGCAGCCCTCTGAGTCCATCTTTCTTGACGATCTTGGACCAAATCTAAAAGCAGCTGCCAGCCTTGGCATTCACACCATTAAG GTTCGTGACCCAGAGACTGCAGTAAAGGAATTAGAAGCTCTTTTGGGTTTTACATTGAGAGCGAGTATTCCAAACACGCGTCCTGTGAGAAAGACAATGGAAATTCCAAAAGAGTCCTTGGAGAAGTACCTCAAAGACTTACTGGGGATCCAAACCACAG GCCCGTTGGAACTCCTACAGTTTGATCACGGGCAGTCAAATCCAACTTACTACATCAGACTGGCCAATCATCAGCTGGTTCTGAGGAAGAAACCTCCAGGGGCCCTCCTTCCATCTGCCCACGCAGTGGAGAGGGAGTTCAG CAGGATTATGAAAGCCCTTGCAAAAGCTGGAGTACCTGTCCCTAACGTTGTTGACCTCTGTGAAGATTCAAG CGTCATTGGCACCCCCTTCTATTTGATGGAGTACTGCCCAGGCCTCATCTACAAAgacccctccctgccaggctTGGAGCCCAGCCAGAGGCGAGCCATATACACTGCCATGAACAGAGTCCTGTGCAAAATCCACAGTGTGGACCTCCAGGCTGCGGGCCTGGAAGACTACGGGAAGCACG GGGACTATATTCCACGCCAGGTGCAAACCTGGATTAAGCAGTATCGAGCCTCAGAAACCAGCACCATCCTGGCGATGGAGAGGCTCATCGAGTGGCTGCCACTCCATCTCCCCCATCAGCAGAGGACCACGGTGGTGCACGGGGACTTCAG GCTCGACAACCTGCTGTTTCATCCAGAAAAGCCAGAGGTCCTTGCTGTCCTTGACTGGGAACTTTCTACCTTAGGCGACCCCCTTGCCGATGTGGCCTACAGCTGCATGGCTCACTACCTGCCATCCAGTTGTCCTGTGCTGAGAG GGCAGGCAAGCTCAGCAACTGCCGAACAAACTGGAAAGCTGACTGAATTTATGTTTAACCTGGCATGGGATTTTGCCGTCAAAGAAGGGTTCCGGGTTTTCAAAGAGATGCCGGTCACAAAACCATTAACGAGGTCCTACCACGCGTGGGCCGGTCCACAGTCCCCGCTGAGCCCCACAGGCACGAGGAGTTACAGCTCCATTCCAGAAGCTTCCCCAGCTCCTGCTTCAAAGGGAGCTCTGGTGATCTCTCCGGGGGGCCTTCGCCCGCCAGTCAGGGAGCTGTATGAGCGGCTGGACCGCTTTATGAAACAGCGTGTATACCCTGCAGAGCCAGAGCTGCAGAGTCACCAGGCCGCAGAGGACAGATGGAGACCCGCCCCACTGATAGAAGATCTCAAG GAGAAAGCCAAGGCTGAAGGACTTTGGAACCTTTTCCTACCCTTGGAGACTGATCCCGAGAAGAAATATGGGGCAGGACTGACCAACGTGGAGTACGCACATCTGTGTGAGCTCATGGGCACGTCTCTGTATGCTCCTGAG atattTAACTGCTCTGCCCCCGACACGGGGAACATGGAGCTTCTGGTGCGGTATGGCACCGAGGAGCAGAAGGCCCGCTGGCTGACCCCCTTGCTGGAGGGCAGGGCCCGCTCCTGCTTTGCTATGACCGAGCCCCAG GTTGCCTCTTCGGATGCCACCAACATTGAGGCTTCCATCAGAGAGGAGGATCGCTTCTATGTCATAAATGGTCACAAGTGGTGGATCACAG GTGTCCTGGATCCTCGCTGCCAACTCTGTGTGTTTATGGGAAAAACAGACCCGCACGCCCCGAGCCACCAGCAGCAGTCCGTGCTTTTGGTTCCCATGGATACCCCAGGGATAAAAATCATCCGGCCTCTGACAGTATATGGGCTGGAGGATGCTCCAG GTGGCCATGGTGAAATCCGATTTGAGCACGTGCGTGTGCCCAAGGAGAACATGGTCCTGGGGCGCGGCCGAGGCTTTGAGATCGCCCAGGGCAGACTGGGCCCCGGCAGGATCCATCACTGCATGAGGCTGATCGGGTTCTCAGAGAGGGCCCTGGCGCTCATGAAGGCCCGT GTGAAGTCCCGTGTGGCCTTCGGGAAGCCCCTGGTGGAGCAGGGCACGGTGCTGGCAGACATCGCACAGTCGCGGGTGGAGATCGAGCAGGCCAGGCTGCTCGTGCTGAAAGCTGCCCACCTCATGGACGTGGCAGGAAATAAG GCTGCAGCTTTGGATATAGCCATGATTAAAATGGTAGCTCCCTCCATGGCCTGCCACGTGATTGATCGCGCTATCCAG GCCTTTGGAGCAGCGGGGCTGAGCAGCGACTACCCCCTGGCCCAGTTCTTCGCCTGGGCCCGAGCGCTGCGCTTTGCCGATGGCCCTGACGAGGTGCACCGGGCGACAGTGGCCAAAATGGAGCTGAAGCACCGCACTTAG